The following is a genomic window from Verrucosispora sp. WMMD573.
GCGCCAGGTGCCGCCGCACCGTGCCGGCGTCGCCACGGGAGACCGGGCCGGTCAACGCGTCGTCACCGAGGCGCAACGCGTTCTCCAGCGCCGCGTGCAGCAACGGGGCGAGCACCTTCTCGGGCTGACCCACCCCGGCGTCACGCAGCCGGTCGGCCGCCTCGTTGACCAGGGTCACCAGGTGGTTGGCGCCGTGTGCCAGCGCCGCGTGGTACAGCGGTCGGTCCGCCTCGGCGATCCACTCGGGCACCCCGCCGAGGTCGACCACCAGCCGGGCCGCCAGCGGGCGCAGGTCGGCCGGCGCGGTCACCCCGTACGAGACGCCGGGCAGTCGGCCGAGGTCGTCGGGCGTACCGGCGAAGGTCATCGCGGGATGCAACGCCAGCGGACGGGCGCCAGCCGCGCTGGCCGGCGCCAGCACCGCCAGGCCGTGCGCCCCCGACGTGTGCGCGATCACCTGGCCGGGGCACAGCGCGCCGGCGGCAGCCAGACCGGTCACCACCTCGGCCAACGCGTCGTCCGGCACGGCGACCAGGAGCAGGTCGATGGCAGCCCGAGCGACCTCGGTGGCGGAGCGGCGCGGGACGGTCGGCAGCAGCAGTGCCAGGCGGGCCCGGGAGGCACCGGACGCCCCGCTGGCGGCGACCACCCGATGACCCGCAGCGGCCAGCGCGGCGCCCAGGGTGGCACCCACCCGCCCGGCGCCGAGGACGCCGACGGTGAGCACGGAAGTGGTGGCGACCTGGGCCGATGCCACGGTCGCGGGCCGCCGACGGGCGGCCGAGTCGGTGCGCAGCGGTGCGCTCATGTCACGATCCAGTCCTCGAGACGGGTACCGGTCGGGGCAAGTATGCGTCGCTGACGCGGATCTGAAACAAGGATGTGTGAAATCGTTCACCGGTGTGAGGAGGGCCCCATGTCGATGCGCTGGCGGGAGGCGATGCGGCAAGCGCTCTACGGACCCGCAGGCTTCTTCGTCTCCGGCACCGGACCCGCAGCCCATTTCCGGACCAGCGTCCACGCTTCCCCGATCTTCACCTCGGCGCTGCTCCGCCTGATCCACCAGCTCGACGCCACGCTGGGCTTCCCCGACCCGTTCGACGTGGTGGATGTAGGGGCGGGGCGGGGTGAACTCCTCAGCGCTCTCTCCGCGGCGGTCACCGTTGGGGTTTCCGGGGAGCCCGCCCGGACCACCACAGCCGCCGCCGGTACCACGCCGGCTGACACCTCATCCGGATCCGTCGAGTCGTTGCCGTCCGCGCCGGTTCCGCTGGCTCGGCGGGTACGGTTCACCGCCGTCGAACTCGCCCCGCGCCCTGCCGATCTCCCAGACCAGATCGCCTGGACGAACGAGACCCCCACCGCCATCACCGGCCTGCTGCTGGCCACCGAGTGGCTCGACAACGTCCCCCTCGACCTCGCCACCCGCACCGACCACAACTGGCACTACCTCCTCGTCGACCCCACCACCGGCACCGAAACGACAGGCGAACCGATCAGTCGAGACGACACAGACTGGCTGACCACTTGGTGGCCCTCCCAGACCCACCAGCCCCCCGGCACGCAGAATCCCACCGACGACCCGAACCTCCCTCCGCACACCGAAACGGACGGTTCGGGCCCGACCACGTCGCGTTTCCGGGCAGCCCGGCCGGCGCAGGGATCAAGCCTGACCGCCCGGAGCCGGCCGGGCTGCCCGGAAACCCCCACGGACGGCACGCCCACAGAGCGCACTCCCACGGACCGCATACCGCCAATGGGGCGGGCGGAGATCGGGCGGACCAGGGACGAGGCATGGGCTGACGCCCTGAGGCGCGTCGACCGGGGGCTGGCGTTGGCGGTGGACTATGGACACCTGCGTGCGGAGCGGCCGATCGACGGGACGCTCACCGGGTACCGGGCTGGGCGGCAGGTGCCGCCGGTGCCGGACGGCTCCTGCGACGTCACCGCACACGTCGCCATGGACTCGGTCGCCTCCTCCGGTGCGCGGGTCGCCCGGTGCGCGTACGTGCTGACCTCGCAGCGGGAGGCGTTGCGAGCGCTCGGGGCCGACGGCGGACGACCGGCGTTGAGCCTGGCCTCCAGCGACCCGGCCGGCTACCTGCGGGCGCTGGCCACCGCGTCGGCGGCGGCCGAGTTGACCGACCCGGCCGGCCTCGGCGGCCACTGGTGGCTGTGGCAGCCGGTGGGACTGCGCGCCGATCAGCTGCCGTCTCTCGCGGCCCTGACCGACGGTGCCGACGGGCGGCGCGGCTGATGGGCGACCACCGCCAGTCCCGGCGGTTCATGGCACGATGGCGGGCATGACCACGGGAGAGCTGCGCGAGCTGACCGTTGGCACCGGCGCCGGGCTGGTGGCCGGCACCGGCGGCGAGCAGCTCGGCGCGGACATGGTGCTGAACATCGGACCGCAGCACCCCTCCACGCACGGCGTGCTACGACTCAAGCTCGTGCTCGACGGCGAGCGGGTGCTCGCCGCCGAACCGGTCGTCGGTTACATGCACCGGGGTGCCGAGAAGCTGTTCGAGGTACGCGATTACCGGCAGATCATCGTGCTGGCCAACCGGCACGACTGGCTCTCGGCGTTCGCCAACGAGCTGGGCGTGGTGCTCGCGGTGGAACGGCTGATGGGCATGGAGGTGCCCGAGCGGGCCACCTGGCTGCGGATGGCGCTCGCCGAGTTGAACCGGGTACTCAACCACCTGATGTTCCTCGGTTCGTATCCACTCGAGATCGGGGCGATCACTCCGATGTTCTACGCCTTCCGAGAACGGGAGACGCTCCAGACGGTGCTGGAGGAGGTCTCCGGCGGGCGGATCCACTACATGTTCAACCGGGTCGGCGGCCTGAAGGAGGAGGTGCCGGCCGGCTGGACCGGACGGGCCCGGGTCGCCATCGGTGAGGTACGCCGCCGGATGCCGGACCTGGACAACCTGATCCGCAGGAACGAGATCTTCCTGGCCCGTACCGTCGGCGTGGGGGTGCTGTCGGCGGCCGACGCGGCGGCGTTCGGTGCCTCCGGTCCGGTCGCCCGGGCCTCCGGGCTCGACCTGGACCTGCGCCGGGACGAGCCGTATCTGGCCTACGACCAGCTCGACGTGCCGGTGGTGACGAAGACGGCCGGCGACTGCCACGCCCGCTTCGAGGTGCTGCTCGACCAGGTTTACACCTCGCTCGATCTGGCGGAGCAGTGCCTGGACCGGGTCGACCGGCTCACCGGACCGATCAACACCAGGCTGCCGAAGGTGCTCAAGGCACCGGAGGGACACACCTACGCCTGGACGGAGAACCCACTCGGCATCAACGGGTACTACCTGGTCTCCCGGGGCGAGAAGACGCCGTGGCGACTCAAGTTGCGTACCGCCTCGTACGCCAACGTGCAGGCCCTGGCCACCCTGCTGCCCGGCTGTCTGGTGCCGGATCTGATCGCCATCCTCGGCTCGATGTTCTTCGTGGTCGGCGACATCGACAAGTGACGGCCCCTTCCCGGCGCCACCGACGGGTGGCGGCGAGTCCCGGGGTCAGCGCCAGCGGCCAGCGCCGCTCTCGTACGCGGCCGGGCCGTGGTCGGGCTCCTCCACGCGGTGCCGGCGGCCGTACTGCTCCCCGCCCGCACGCGGTGCGCGCGGGGGTTCGGGCTGGTACCCGTACGCCGGCTCGGGCTGGTAGCCGCTCGCTTGCTCAGGCTGGTGACCGCGCTGACGGGGCGGTCGCCACTCCTGCGGCACCGGCACCCCACCGGCGGGAAGCGCCGGACGGCTCGCCGGCTCACCCCAGCCGTCCCGCCACGCGTCGTCGCTCGCCGCCTCCCGGCGTGACTCGTCGCGACGGACGCTCGCCCAGCGGTCCTCCATCCGGTATTCGGTGCCGGCCGGATCGGCGTGCAGCTCGGCCCGGCGCTCGCCGACGCGCAGCTCGCGGCCCCGGTCGTCGTCGCGTACCGCCGCCCACCGGTCCCCGGCCCGCAACTGCGCCCAGTACTCCCCGGTGTCGTCCGCCCGGTGTCCCCGGGCCGTCGGCACCGGGTCGGCAGGGGTCTCCCAGTGCTGGTCACCCGCGTCCCAGCCCCGGTCATCGCGCGGGCCCCAGTCGCCGCCGTCCCGGTCCGCCGCGGGCGCGTGCGGATAGCCGGAGCCGCCGTCGCGGGCGGTGGACCAGTCGTCGTGTGCGGCGGACCAGCGACCCTGCTCCTGCGGTGGGGACCAGGAGCGTTCATCGTCGTGGGGCGAACCGGACCAGGGGCGCTCCTCCTCCTGGGCCGCCCCGGACCACGAACGTCCGTCCTGCCGCTCCGCACCGGACCAGCGGCGGCCGTCGTCCCGGCGGGAACGGTCCTCGCCGTCGGACCACGAGTGGTCGTCCCGGTCACTGCCGCGCCCCTGCCCGTGCTCCCCGGGCTGCCCTCCCGACCACGCCGACGCGTATCCGCCATACCGGCCGCCGGACTCGCCCACGATGGTGTGCCGGGTGGTCACATGCACCGTCTCGGTGTGCCGGACCACCCCGAGCGGCCTCCGCCCCGCCTCGTCCGGTCGGCTGTCCTGTTCCGGACGGGTCGGCGAACCGTAGACACCGGCTGAGCCGCTGGCCGGTCGATCGTTGCCGGGCCGGGAACGTTCCCCGCCGTACCCACCGACCGGGCCGTGACCGGGCTGGGCGGCGCCATAGACCCCGGCCTGCGCGGCCGGTCGTTCGGGCTGCCGTGGCGGGGCCTCCGGGGTCTGCACCCGGGCCCGCCCGGGGCCGGACGGCTCGTCGTTCGTCACCGTCTCGGCGCCACCCGCGTCGATCCGCCGACGCACCCCGGCCAACGCCTCGTGCACCCGCTGGACCTCGTCGAGCGCCTGGTTGCCGCGCTGGGCGGCAGCGACGATCTCACCGCGTAACTCCCGCCGCAGCCCGTCGACCTCCGCCCGAAGTTCCTCGGCGTGCTGTCCGCCGCCGTCGACACGCAGCGTGATGGAGAGCCCGATCAGCACCACGGCCAGGATGGCCAGCACCGCGGCGAACCGAAGGGGCCCGTTGCCGTCAGCGACCAACAGGATCAGCACCGCGACGGGAGCCAGGGCCACACCGCCCCAGAAGAGCACGGTGAGCAGCTTGCGCGTATCGGCGGGCACCGGGGCGGGCATGGGTCCGCAGCCTACCGAGAGTTGCGTCACGTGGGAACGGCTTGACGGCAGGTCTCCGTTGCGAGAACCGCCGAGCGGTAGACGCCGGCAAACGGTAAGGCGCCCCGGCCGACTCGGCCGGGGCGCCATCGCGGGTGGCGCGGCTGCTCAGTTCTGCGCGTACGCCGCGTCGGTCGAGAAGACCAGGCCGACGCTGATCGTGCCGTTGCGCAGGCCCGTCTTGGTCAGCGGGCCGCCGCCGTCGAGCGAGGAGAACGACCCGACCGTCAACCCGTAGGTCTGCTCCAGGCCGGGCTTGCAGAACGGGCGCTCCTGGCACTCCGGCGGGCCACCCAGCACCGTCGCCGTACCCGAGCACTTCTCGGCCAGCTCGGAGAGGGTCCGCACGCCGTACTTCTCGGAGAACTCCTGGGTCACCGCGAAGGCGTTCTGGGTCTGAGCCGCTGCCGGCGCGCCGAAGGTCAGACCCACCTTCTCGCCCAGGTCGCGCAGCGCGGTGACGGTCTTCTCGACGTCCGGCGAGGAGACCGGCTGGCCACCGCTGTTCACCTTGCCGTTGAGGAACTCGGCGAGGGTGGCCGCGTACTCGGGGACGACCTGGATCTCGCCCTTCTCCAGCGCCGGCTCGTACAACTCCCGGTTACCGATCTGCTGCACGGTGACCTGGTAGCCCGCGGCGGCCAGCTGGATCTTGTAGAGCTCGGCGATGATCTCGCTCTCGGTGAAGTTGCCCGCCCCCACCGTGATCTGCCCGCCCGGTCCCTGCTCCACACCGTCGGTCAGCGAGTTGGCGTCGGCGAACTCCTTGGCCGCAGCCTGGGCGCTCTTGCGGTCCACGTCGACCGCCTTGTTGAGCTGTACCAGCTTCGGCGTGTCGAGCGCTGCGGAGACCTTGTCGAGCGCGGCGATCAGCTGCGGGGTCGCCACCTCGCTGTTGACCGCCGGAATGATGTTGTCGGCGTTCTGCAGTGACTTGTCGTCTTCGAGTGCGATCAACTGCTCACCGGCCACCGGCGCACAACCCTCGCCCGAGGCACCCTGCTCGGGCGCATCGGTGCCGGACGAACCGGCGTCGCCGCAACCCGCCAGGACCACCGCCGCCGCGACAGCCCCCACGACCGCGATGGACAGTCTTCTACCTGCGCGCATCAGCCCGCCTTCCGTGTCCCGGCGCGGCCCGTTCGGGCCGGCCGCGTGTCCGACGGGCGTCCGCCCTCCGGCCGCCCGCGTTACCACCCAACATCCTGATGCCACCCCCCGACAACCCGAGGAGGCGTTCGTCACCGGAACGTCACCCATTGGGGTCATCGGGCGCGGGCCGGCAGCTCCACCGACAGCGTCGATCGCCCGTCCGGCACGGTGGGCCCAATGTTCCGTGCCGTGCTCTTCGAACGTGGATTCTCCTGGTCAGGAGCCGGCGACGGCGTCCGCCGCGCGTCGCCCGGCACGACGCCGGGCGCGGCGCAGCGGGCGGGGAGTGACCAGCCGTTCGACAAACGCGAAGAGCAGTTCGACGCTGACCGCGAGCCCGGCGACCAGTAGCCCGCCGGCCAGGATCTGGCCACCACCGACCGCGATGCTCAGGCCGAAACCGAACCGGATGATCTCGCCCAGGCCACCCCCGTTGACGAAGGTCGCGAGCGCTGCGGTGGCGACCACCTGGACGGCGGCGGTGCGAAACCCGGCCGCGAGGTAG
Proteins encoded in this region:
- a CDS encoding Rossmann-like and DUF2520 domain-containing protein, whose protein sequence is MSAPLRTDSAARRRPATVASAQVATTSVLTVGVLGAGRVGATLGAALAAAGHRVVAASGASGASRARLALLLPTVPRRSATEVARAAIDLLLVAVPDDALAEVVTGLAAAGALCPGQVIAHTSGAHGLAVLAPASAAGARPLALHPAMTFAGTPDDLGRLPGVSYGVTAPADLRPLAARLVVDLGGVPEWIAEADRPLYHAALAHGANHLVTLVNEAADRLRDAGVGQPEKVLAPLLHAALENALRLGDDALTGPVSRGDAGTVRRHLARLAATAPESVEPYLVLARRTADRAVAAGRLRPGDAASLFGVLDDHRSGVAA
- a CDS encoding SAM-dependent methyltransferase → MSMRWREAMRQALYGPAGFFVSGTGPAAHFRTSVHASPIFTSALLRLIHQLDATLGFPDPFDVVDVGAGRGELLSALSAAVTVGVSGEPARTTTAAAGTTPADTSSGSVESLPSAPVPLARRVRFTAVELAPRPADLPDQIAWTNETPTAITGLLLATEWLDNVPLDLATRTDHNWHYLLVDPTTGTETTGEPISRDDTDWLTTWWPSQTHQPPGTQNPTDDPNLPPHTETDGSGPTTSRFRAARPAQGSSLTARSRPGCPETPTDGTPTERTPTDRIPPMGRAEIGRTRDEAWADALRRVDRGLALAVDYGHLRAERPIDGTLTGYRAGRQVPPVPDGSCDVTAHVAMDSVASSGARVARCAYVLTSQREALRALGADGGRPALSLASSDPAGYLRALATASAAAELTDPAGLGGHWWLWQPVGLRADQLPSLAALTDGADGRRG
- a CDS encoding NADH-quinone oxidoreductase subunit D encodes the protein MAGMTTGELRELTVGTGAGLVAGTGGEQLGADMVLNIGPQHPSTHGVLRLKLVLDGERVLAAEPVVGYMHRGAEKLFEVRDYRQIIVLANRHDWLSAFANELGVVLAVERLMGMEVPERATWLRMALAELNRVLNHLMFLGSYPLEIGAITPMFYAFRERETLQTVLEEVSGGRIHYMFNRVGGLKEEVPAGWTGRARVAIGEVRRRMPDLDNLIRRNEIFLARTVGVGVLSAADAAAFGASGPVARASGLDLDLRRDEPYLAYDQLDVPVVTKTAGDCHARFEVLLDQVYTSLDLAEQCLDRVDRLTGPINTRLPKVLKAPEGHTYAWTENPLGINGYYLVSRGEKTPWRLKLRTASYANVQALATLLPGCLVPDLIAILGSMFFVVGDIDK